The proteins below come from a single Oerskovia jenensis genomic window:
- a CDS encoding glycosyltransferase family 4 protein has product MPQLVIATVAVEVPMGAQVYQEEVATRAARALSAPSGGAVSPTATQAPAGAEDWTVKRTVARSLRSPLPGTLRLPLSRLGTASPALRRAAGRVVYPRGAVVHRVGLELPPHPTRDVVTIQDVVSWRFDDESRPVRAAAEEARRAAAIVTVSEFSADEIAELLGVERPHVAYNGVDERYFRTAPLDVAALDALGITGPYVLHAGGASRRKNLESLAAAWPLIHSARPDLTLVMSGPRHWRRDELFGALAGTRLVGRLPDDVMPGLVAGAAVVVVPSHYEGFGLPALEGMAAGVPVVAARTSSLPEVVGDGGLLVDPTPDEIAQATLFALSDDPEVAAMVERGRVRSADFTWERSAAQHAAVWRAVAAR; this is encoded by the coding sequence ATGCCGCAGCTGGTGATCGCGACCGTCGCGGTTGAGGTGCCCATGGGCGCGCAAGTTTATCAGGAGGAGGTCGCCACCCGGGCGGCCCGAGCCCTCTCCGCACCGTCCGGAGGCGCGGTTTCACCCACCGCGACACAGGCTCCCGCAGGGGCCGAGGACTGGACCGTGAAGCGCACCGTCGCCCGCTCCCTGCGCTCGCCCCTGCCCGGCACGCTGCGCCTCCCACTGTCCCGCCTCGGCACCGCCTCGCCCGCGCTGCGCCGGGCCGCAGGCCGGGTCGTCTACCCGCGCGGCGCCGTCGTGCACCGCGTCGGGCTCGAGCTGCCCCCGCACCCGACGCGTGACGTCGTGACCATCCAGGACGTCGTGTCCTGGCGGTTCGACGACGAGTCCCGGCCGGTGCGCGCGGCCGCCGAGGAGGCCCGCCGCGCGGCGGCGATCGTCACGGTCTCGGAGTTCAGCGCCGACGAGATCGCCGAGCTGCTCGGCGTCGAGCGCCCGCACGTCGCCTACAACGGGGTCGACGAGCGCTACTTCCGCACCGCGCCGCTCGACGTCGCGGCCCTCGACGCGCTGGGCATCACCGGGCCGTACGTGCTGCACGCGGGCGGCGCCTCGCGGCGCAAGAACCTGGAGAGCCTCGCCGCGGCGTGGCCGCTGATCCACAGCGCGCGCCCGGACCTCACGCTCGTCATGAGCGGTCCGCGGCACTGGCGGCGCGACGAGCTGTTCGGCGCGCTGGCCGGCACGCGCCTCGTGGGCCGCCTGCCCGACGACGTCATGCCGGGTCTGGTCGCGGGCGCGGCCGTCGTCGTGGTCCCCTCGCACTACGAGGGCTTCGGGCTGCCCGCGCTCGAGGGCATGGCCGCGGGGGTGCCCGTGGTCGCGGCGCGCACGAGCTCGCTGCCCGAGGTCGTGGGCGACGGCGGGCTGCTCGTGGACCCGACGCCCGACGAGATCGCCCAGGCGACCCTGTTCGCGCTCTCCGACGACCCGGAGGTCGCGGCCATGGTCGAGCGCGGCCGGGTCCGCTCGGCCGACTTCACGTGGGAGCGCAGCGCGGCGCAGCACGCGGCCGTGTGGCGGGCCGTGGCCGCGCGCTGA
- a CDS encoding glycosyltransferase family 4 protein, with protein sequence MSPRTALVTSSYAPRTGGVETHVQHVARVLAARGETVEVWAVDQGEHLGTRVLDGVTVRYLPTPQPSRGARGVLSFALRWPAAAWRWSRAYRSLRPDVLHVQCFGPNGVYATALGGVTRTPLVVSSHGETFADDHDALGTSWWMRTWFGTALTRADAVTGCSTIVTDDLSERFGYGGAVVVPNGVELSAPATDPARPPASRTAPADPPDAVGPPVLLAVGRVEHVKGFDLLLEAFAASDLKDRARLTIVGDGSELAELRRRARALGVEERVSFPGMLGPDAVAEALAAATVVVVPSRKEAASIVVLEAWRAGRPVVGTVLGGPRTLLTDGVDGLLVDPRDAAALAGAIRSLLDAPDVAAALGAAGRREVEGYTWEAVVDRYDDVYERVLRSRSARRTPR encoded by the coding sequence ATGAGTCCCCGCACCGCGCTCGTCACCAGCTCCTACGCGCCCCGCACGGGCGGCGTCGAGACCCACGTCCAGCACGTCGCGCGCGTGCTCGCCGCGCGCGGCGAGACGGTCGAGGTGTGGGCCGTCGACCAGGGCGAGCACCTCGGGACCCGCGTGCTCGACGGCGTCACGGTCCGCTACCTCCCGACCCCCCAGCCCTCGCGCGGCGCTCGCGGCGTCCTGTCCTTCGCGCTGCGGTGGCCCGCCGCTGCCTGGCGCTGGTCCCGCGCGTACCGCTCGCTGCGCCCCGACGTCCTGCACGTGCAGTGCTTCGGCCCCAACGGCGTCTACGCCACGGCCCTGGGGGGCGTCACCCGCACGCCGCTCGTCGTCAGCTCGCACGGCGAGACGTTCGCCGACGACCACGACGCGCTCGGCACGTCCTGGTGGATGCGCACCTGGTTCGGTACGGCCCTCACCCGCGCGGACGCCGTGACGGGCTGCTCGACCATCGTCACCGACGACCTGTCCGAGCGTTTCGGGTACGGGGGCGCCGTCGTCGTGCCGAACGGGGTCGAGCTCTCGGCGCCGGCCACGGACCCGGCGCGGCCCCCGGCTTCCCGCACCGCACCCGCGGACCCGCCCGACGCCGTCGGGCCTCCCGTGCTCCTCGCGGTCGGCCGCGTCGAGCACGTCAAGGGCTTCGACCTGCTGCTCGAAGCCTTCGCCGCGTCGGACCTCAAGGACCGGGCCCGGCTCACGATCGTGGGCGACGGGTCGGAGCTCGCGGAGCTGCGGCGTCGGGCACGGGCGCTCGGGGTCGAGGAGCGCGTGTCCTTCCCCGGGATGCTGGGGCCCGACGCCGTCGCCGAGGCGCTCGCGGCGGCCACGGTCGTGGTCGTGCCGAGCCGCAAGGAGGCCGCGTCGATCGTCGTGCTCGAAGCCTGGCGGGCCGGGCGCCCGGTGGTGGGCACCGTGCTCGGAGGGCCCCGCACGCTCCTCACCGACGGCGTCGACGGCCTGCTCGTCGACCCTCGGGACGCCGCGGCGCTCGCAGGGGCGATCAGGTCGCTGCTCGACGCGCCCGACGTCGCGGCCGCGCTCGGGGCCGCGGGCCGACGCGAGGTCGAGGGGTACACCTGGGAGGCCGTCGTGGACCGGTACGACGACGTCTACGAGCGCGTCCTGAGATCGCGGTCCGCCCGGCGGACGCCGAGATAG
- a CDS encoding phosphatase PAP2 family protein, translated as MTTDELHDVGTRLGRSARVPLLLAGAILLGAVFAATYVVTVRTLAGQQLDNGAFVSWQQLNPFLGSFAQVLRPALPVALGVVCAVLGVLALRARRWRAVVRAVAVVAVTIPLARWLRDGALDRPDLADLAYPQNTLPSGHVAVTAALCVAVLFLWPRRSGALVAWAVVVSLVACVASLLEHAHRPSDVVASLALVGALTCLVLACTQRGRGLHDVAAQGPR; from the coding sequence GTGACCACGGACGAGCTGCACGACGTCGGCACCCGCCTCGGGCGGTCGGCCCGTGTCCCGCTCCTGCTCGCCGGGGCGATCCTGCTGGGCGCGGTGTTCGCCGCGACGTACGTCGTGACCGTCCGCACGCTCGCGGGGCAGCAGCTCGACAACGGCGCGTTCGTGTCGTGGCAGCAGCTCAACCCGTTCCTCGGGTCGTTCGCGCAGGTCCTGCGACCGGCCCTGCCCGTGGCGCTCGGGGTCGTGTGCGCGGTCCTCGGGGTGCTCGCGCTGCGCGCCCGTCGGTGGCGCGCGGTCGTGCGGGCCGTGGCCGTCGTGGCCGTCACGATCCCGCTCGCCCGCTGGCTCCGCGACGGGGCGCTCGACCGGCCGGACCTCGCCGACCTCGCCTACCCCCAGAACACCCTGCCCTCGGGGCACGTCGCGGTGACGGCCGCGCTGTGCGTCGCGGTCCTGTTCCTGTGGCCGCGCCGCTCGGGGGCTCTCGTGGCGTGGGCCGTGGTCGTGAGCCTCGTGGCGTGCGTCGCCTCGCTGCTCGAGCACGCGCACCGCCCGAGCGACGTCGTCGCGTCCCTCGCGCTCGTGGGGGCGCTCACGTGCCTGGTGCTGGCGTGCACGCAGCGGGGTCGCGGCCTCCACGACGTAGCGGCGCAGGGACCGAGGTAG
- a CDS encoding GNAT family N-acetyltransferase — protein sequence MARSRVLSIIDLTDQEIEAWRALAARSAEPNPYFEPEMLVPAVRELSGGSELRLLVVDGDVSGAEPGGWWAALPFEMVPGDKHWPWRHASTGSDFLALYCPLGTPLVDGARVDEAVDALVDAFHERRRELGQAIDLHLLVQDGRVGLRLEEVCRERGVPVHTWGGDPRGAVRFDEGESGSWAERMPRGKSLARGRRRLERAVGETLVLEDRGDDPEIAKAFLDFEQQGWKGDASRGGMGFRSRRGGQEWFTQMLAGFAETGRAHVFALVAGGVLLHMAVIVCTGSTAFGYFDVYSEEWARYGPGAIGRMMALSWLDENSDVAVFDSSMNPSLYKDATDLFPDRLTMVSSTVVTGGVVARLTMRVMRAAARVVRRFR from the coding sequence ATGGCACGGAGCCGTGTGCTGAGCATCATCGACCTGACGGATCAGGAGATCGAGGCGTGGCGGGCGCTCGCAGCCCGCTCCGCCGAGCCCAACCCGTACTTCGAGCCCGAGATGCTGGTGCCCGCAGTGCGGGAGCTGAGCGGTGGGTCGGAGCTGCGGCTTCTGGTCGTCGACGGGGACGTCAGCGGGGCCGAGCCCGGCGGCTGGTGGGCCGCGCTCCCGTTCGAGATGGTCCCGGGCGACAAGCACTGGCCGTGGCGGCACGCCTCGACCGGGTCGGACTTCCTGGCGCTGTACTGCCCGCTGGGCACGCCGCTGGTCGACGGTGCGCGCGTCGACGAGGCCGTCGACGCGCTGGTCGACGCGTTCCACGAGCGACGCCGCGAGCTCGGGCAGGCGATCGACCTGCACCTGCTGGTGCAGGACGGGCGGGTCGGCCTGCGGCTCGAAGAGGTGTGCCGGGAGCGAGGCGTCCCCGTGCACACGTGGGGTGGCGACCCCCGCGGAGCGGTCCGGTTCGACGAGGGGGAGTCCGGGAGCTGGGCCGAGCGCATGCCTCGCGGCAAGTCGCTCGCGCGCGGCCGCCGGCGCCTCGAGCGCGCGGTGGGCGAGACGCTGGTCCTGGAGGACCGGGGCGACGACCCCGAGATCGCGAAGGCGTTCCTCGACTTCGAGCAGCAGGGGTGGAAGGGCGACGCGTCGCGCGGCGGCATGGGGTTCAGGAGCCGTCGTGGCGGGCAGGAGTGGTTCACGCAGATGCTCGCGGGCTTCGCCGAGACCGGGCGGGCGCACGTGTTCGCTCTCGTCGCCGGAGGGGTGCTGCTGCACATGGCGGTGATCGTGTGCACGGGGTCCACGGCGTTCGGCTACTTCGACGTGTACAGCGAGGAGTGGGCCCGGTACGGACCGGGCGCGATCGGGCGCATGATGGCGTTGTCGTGGCTCGACGAGAACTCGGACGTCGCGGTGTTCGACAGCTCGATGAACCCCTCGCTGTACAAGGACGCGACGGACCTGTTCCCCGACCGGCTCACGATGGTCTCGTCGACCGTCGTCACGGGGGGCGTCGTCGCACGCCTGACCATGCGGGTCATGCGCGCCGCCGCGCGCGTGGTGCGGCGCTTCCGATGA
- a CDS encoding GNAT family N-acetyltransferase has protein sequence MTTFAGAPGKARATGTGVTSRIVRVADLGADDLAAWQRLADSSLEPNPYFEPAVLGAAARGMGGGRAVRALVVADGSGWLAFLPFETVGRNRLWPARHASLDGPFVERFAALRAPLVDAARPRLAVASLVAALHARRRALGQAVDLPLLRASGETTTLLLDAFARAGMPVREWDRISRGAFVPGPGQVLAPVPGAGQEAGDVLGPQLSASRRKNLRRGRRHLVEDLGQELRIVDATAEPGIVDQFLDLEAAGWKGDRAKGGEARRVVPGAAEWFAGLVETYRERGEAHVLRVGPPVAPVYLAVRVRRDGVVFSISDAYDPAWSAHSPGAWGRLLGMRLLAEMPGTVLVDSCIDPRRYPDETLLYPDRVDLVSVTCAVGSWPSRVLLSAIVAAGQARRWVRGLRG, from the coding sequence ATGACGACCTTTGCGGGTGCCCCGGGCAAGGCCCGGGCGACGGGGACTGGTGTGACGAGCAGGATCGTGCGCGTGGCCGACCTGGGCGCCGACGACCTCGCGGCCTGGCAGCGCCTCGCGGACTCCTCGCTCGAACCCAACCCCTACTTCGAGCCCGCCGTCCTGGGCGCGGCCGCGCGCGGGATGGGGGGCGGACGCGCGGTCAGGGCGCTCGTCGTGGCCGACGGGTCGGGCTGGCTCGCGTTCCTCCCGTTCGAGACGGTGGGCCGGAACCGGTTGTGGCCCGCGCGGCACGCGAGCCTCGACGGGCCGTTCGTCGAACGGTTCGCGGCGCTGCGCGCACCGCTCGTGGACGCGGCCCGCCCGCGGCTGGCGGTCGCGTCGCTGGTCGCGGCGCTCCATGCCCGACGGCGAGCGCTCGGCCAGGCGGTCGACCTCCCGTTGCTGAGGGCGTCCGGGGAGACGACGACGCTGCTGCTGGACGCCTTCGCCCGTGCCGGGATGCCGGTGCGCGAGTGGGACCGGATCTCGCGCGGGGCGTTCGTGCCGGGGCCGGGGCAGGTGCTGGCGCCGGTGCCAGGGGCGGGCCAAGAGGCGGGCGACGTGCTCGGTCCGCAGCTGTCCGCCTCGCGGCGCAAGAACCTCCGGCGCGGGCGGCGACACCTCGTCGAGGATCTCGGGCAGGAGCTGCGGATCGTCGACGCGACCGCAGAGCCGGGGATAGTCGACCAGTTCCTCGACCTGGAGGCCGCGGGCTGGAAGGGCGACCGGGCCAAGGGAGGGGAGGCCCGGCGCGTGGTGCCCGGCGCTGCGGAGTGGTTCGCGGGACTGGTCGAGACGTACCGCGAGCGCGGTGAGGCGCACGTGCTGCGGGTCGGCCCGCCCGTGGCGCCCGTGTACCTCGCGGTGCGCGTCCGACGCGACGGTGTGGTCTTCTCGATCTCCGACGCCTACGACCCGGCCTGGTCGGCGCACTCACCCGGGGCGTGGGGGCGGCTGCTCGGGATGCGCCTGCTCGCCGAGATGCCCGGGACGGTTCTGGTCGACAGCTGCATCGACCCGCGCCGGTACCCCGACGAGACGCTGCTCTACCCCGACCGCGTGGACCTCGTCTCGGTCACGTGCGCCGTGGGGAGCTGGCCGTCGCGGGTGCTGCTGTCGGCGATCGTGGCGGCGGGGCAGGCCCGTAGGTGGGTGCGGGGGCTGCGGGGCTGA
- the mfd gene encoding transcription-repair coupling factor — MNLTGILPALLADPTARAVVEHVRLRGAVDVVGPVGVRPPLLAAMAGATATGDAAGAAQGEPAQGSRPLVVVTATGREADELAASVRAYLPDELGDLVAVLPAWETLPHERLSPRSDTVAKRLAVFRRLAHPTSEISQSGPVRVLVMPVRALLQPVVEGLGDLEPVELSTGETADLTDVAERLSAAAYQRVDMVERRGEFAVRGGILDVFPPTEDHPLRVEFWGDEVTEIRWFAVADQRSLEIADHGVWAPPCREILLTDAVRARAAELIETLPGATDMLDKLAAGIAVEGMESLAPVLVDRMLPVLDLVPDDALLIVNDPERVRRRAHDLVATTEEFLAAAWTGAAAGGSTPINLSAASFETFADVHDVAERRGLGWWTLSPFGLDEGTGPDGEAHPGEALPGGEGPTSGMGTDGVTTFTVPARNVESYRGDVERALDDLRSLQHAGWRLVLTTEGHGPARRMTEQLSAVDTAARLVASIDTEPEGGVVLVTPAPVGPGFVAPDLKLAVFSESDLTGRQGSSTRDMRKMPSRRRNVVDPLALRAGDYVVHEQHGVGKFVELVQRTLGTGGNAATREYLVIEYASSKRGQPGDRLFVPSDQLDQVTKYTGGESPSLNKMGGSDWAKTKSQARKHVKEIAGELIRLYSARMATQGHAFGPDTPWQRELEDAFAYVETPDQLVTIDEVKADMEKPVPMDRLVCGDVGYGKTEIAVRAAFKAVQDGKQVAVLVPTTLLVQQHFQTFADRYSAFPVTVKALSRFQTEAESKETVEGLKDGSVDVVIGTHRIISGSIKFKDLGLVIIDEEQRFGVEHKETLKQLRTNVDVLAMSATPIPRTLEMAVTGIREMSTLATPPEERHPVLTYVGAYEEKQISASIRRELLREGQVFYVHNKVETIDRTAQRLRELVPEARIGVAHGKMGEAQLDQTITAFWEKELDVLVCTTIIETGLDISNANTLILERADMLGLSQLHQLRGRVGRGRERAYAYFLYPPERPLTDTAHDRLATMAANTDLGAGMQIAMKDLEIRGAGNLLGGEQSGHIAGVGFDLYVRMVGEAVASFKGEVEEEAPEVSIELPVDAHIPHDYIAHERLRLEAYRKIAAAQDEPALAEVRAELVDRYGALPEVVEALFAVADFRNHARRAGLADVTAQGKFVRFAPVDLPESAELRLKRLYPGTMLKPAIRAFLVPFPTTARIGGRPLRGMEVLAWARQLIDAVITGDVSAAATVGTSKR; from the coding sequence ATGAACCTCACCGGAATCCTGCCCGCCCTCCTGGCCGACCCGACCGCGCGCGCGGTCGTCGAGCACGTGCGCCTGCGGGGCGCGGTCGACGTCGTCGGGCCGGTGGGCGTGCGTCCGCCGTTGCTCGCCGCGATGGCGGGGGCGACCGCGACCGGGGACGCCGCCGGGGCCGCGCAGGGAGAGCCTGCCCAGGGCTCCCGCCCCCTCGTCGTGGTGACCGCGACGGGTCGTGAGGCCGACGAGCTCGCCGCGAGCGTGCGCGCCTACCTGCCCGACGAACTGGGTGACCTGGTCGCGGTCCTGCCCGCGTGGGAGACGCTGCCGCACGAGCGTCTGTCGCCGCGCAGCGACACGGTCGCCAAGCGGCTCGCGGTGTTCCGCCGCCTCGCGCACCCGACCAGCGAGATCAGCCAGTCGGGCCCGGTACGCGTCCTCGTCATGCCGGTGCGCGCGCTGCTCCAGCCGGTCGTCGAGGGCCTGGGGGACCTGGAGCCCGTCGAGCTCAGCACGGGCGAGACGGCCGACCTCACGGACGTCGCCGAGCGCCTGAGCGCGGCGGCCTACCAGCGCGTGGACATGGTCGAGCGGCGCGGCGAGTTCGCGGTGCGCGGCGGCATCCTCGATGTCTTCCCCCCGACCGAGGACCACCCGCTGCGCGTCGAGTTCTGGGGTGACGAGGTCACCGAGATCCGCTGGTTCGCGGTCGCGGACCAGCGCAGCCTCGAGATCGCGGACCACGGCGTGTGGGCGCCGCCGTGCCGCGAGATCCTCCTGACGGACGCGGTGCGCGCCCGCGCGGCGGAGCTGATCGAGACGCTGCCCGGCGCGACCGACATGCTCGACAAGCTCGCCGCCGGCATCGCCGTGGAGGGCATGGAGTCCCTCGCCCCGGTCCTCGTCGACCGCATGCTGCCCGTCCTGGACCTCGTCCCCGACGACGCCCTGCTGATCGTCAACGACCCCGAGCGCGTGCGCCGCCGCGCGCACGACCTCGTCGCGACGACCGAGGAGTTCCTCGCCGCCGCCTGGACCGGTGCGGCCGCAGGCGGCTCGACCCCGATCAACCTCTCGGCCGCGTCGTTCGAGACGTTCGCCGACGTCCACGACGTCGCCGAGCGTCGCGGCCTCGGGTGGTGGACGCTCAGCCCGTTCGGCCTGGATGAGGGCACAGGGCCCGACGGCGAAGCGCACCCGGGCGAGGCGCTCCCGGGAGGCGAGGGTCCGACGTCGGGCATGGGCACGGACGGCGTGACCACCTTCACCGTGCCGGCGCGCAACGTCGAGTCCTACCGGGGGGACGTCGAGCGCGCGCTCGACGACCTGCGCTCGCTCCAGCACGCCGGCTGGCGCCTGGTCCTGACGACCGAGGGCCACGGCCCCGCCCGACGCATGACCGAGCAGCTCTCCGCGGTCGACACCGCAGCGCGCCTCGTCGCGTCGATCGACACCGAGCCCGAGGGCGGCGTCGTGCTCGTGACACCCGCGCCCGTGGGGCCGGGCTTCGTCGCGCCCGACCTGAAGCTCGCGGTGTTCAGCGAGTCGGACCTCACGGGACGCCAGGGGTCGAGCACGCGCGACATGCGCAAGATGCCCTCGCGGCGGCGCAACGTCGTCGACCCCCTCGCGCTGCGCGCGGGCGACTACGTGGTGCACGAGCAGCACGGCGTGGGGAAGTTCGTCGAGCTCGTGCAGCGCACGCTCGGCACGGGCGGCAACGCCGCGACGCGCGAGTACCTCGTGATCGAGTACGCGAGCAGCAAGCGCGGCCAGCCGGGCGACCGCCTGTTCGTGCCGTCCGACCAGCTCGACCAGGTCACCAAGTACACGGGCGGCGAGTCGCCCAGCCTGAACAAGATGGGCGGCTCGGACTGGGCCAAGACCAAGAGCCAGGCGCGCAAGCACGTCAAGGAGATCGCGGGCGAGCTCATCCGCCTCTACAGCGCGCGCATGGCCACGCAGGGGCATGCGTTCGGCCCCGACACCCCGTGGCAGCGCGAGCTCGAGGACGCGTTCGCGTACGTCGAGACGCCCGACCAGCTCGTCACGATCGACGAGGTCAAGGCCGACATGGAGAAGCCGGTCCCCATGGACCGGCTCGTGTGCGGCGACGTCGGGTACGGCAAGACCGAGATCGCGGTCCGCGCGGCGTTCAAGGCCGTGCAGGACGGCAAGCAGGTCGCGGTCCTCGTGCCCACGACGCTCCTGGTCCAGCAGCACTTCCAGACGTTCGCGGACCGCTACTCTGCGTTCCCCGTGACGGTCAAGGCGCTCTCGCGCTTCCAGACCGAGGCCGAGTCCAAGGAGACGGTCGAGGGGCTCAAGGACGGGTCGGTCGACGTCGTGATCGGCACGCACCGCATCATCTCGGGGTCGATCAAGTTCAAGGACCTGGGCCTGGTCATCATCGACGAGGAGCAGCGGTTCGGCGTCGAGCACAAGGAGACGCTCAAGCAGCTCCGGACCAACGTCGACGTGCTCGCGATGAGCGCGACCCCCATCCCGCGCACGCTCGAGATGGCCGTCACGGGCATCCGCGAGATGTCGACACTCGCGACCCCGCCCGAGGAGCGCCACCCCGTGCTCACGTACGTGGGCGCGTACGAGGAGAAGCAGATCTCTGCGTCGATCCGCCGCGAGCTGCTGCGCGAGGGCCAGGTGTTCTACGTGCACAACAAGGTCGAGACGATCGACCGCACGGCCCAGCGCCTGCGCGAGCTCGTCCCCGAGGCCCGCATCGGCGTCGCGCACGGCAAGATGGGCGAGGCCCAGCTCGACCAGACGATCACGGCGTTCTGGGAGAAGGAGCTCGACGTCCTGGTCTGCACCACGATCATCGAGACCGGCCTCGACATCTCCAACGCCAACACCCTCATCCTGGAGCGCGCCGACATGCTGGGCCTGTCCCAGCTCCACCAGCTCCGCGGCCGCGTGGGTCGTGGGCGCGAGCGCGCGTACGCGTACTTCCTGTACCCGCCCGAGCGCCCGCTGACCGACACCGCGCACGACCGCCTCGCGACCATGGCCGCGAACACGGACCTCGGCGCGGGCATGCAGATCGCCATGAAGGACCTCGAGATCCGCGGCGCGGGCAACCTGCTGGGCGGCGAGCAGTCGGGGCACATCGCGGGCGTCGGGTTCGACCTGTACGTGCGCATGGTCGGGGAGGCCGTAGCGTCGTTCAAGGGCGAGGTCGAGGAGGAAGCCCCCGAGGTCTCGATCGAGCTGCCCGTGGACGCGCACATCCCGCACGACTACATCGCGCACGAGCGCCTGCGCCTCGAGGCGTACCGCAAGATCGCGGCGGCCCAGGACGAGCCCGCGCTCGCCGAGGTGCGGGCCGAGCTCGTCGACCGCTACGGCGCGCTCCCGGAGGTCGTCGAGGCCCTGTTCGCCGTCGCGGACTTCCGCAACCATGCGCGCCGCGCAGGGCTCGCGGACGTCACGGCGCAGGGCAAGTTCGTGCGCTTCGCGCCCGTCGACCTCCCGGAGTCCGCCGAGCTGCGCCTCAAGCGCCTCTACCCGGGCACCATGCTCAAGCCCGCGATCCGCGCGTTCCTCGTCCCCTTCCCGACGACGGCGCGCATCGGAGGCCGCCCGCTGCGAGGCATGGAGGTGCTCGCCTGGGCGCGCCAGCTCATCGACGCGGTCATCACGGGAGACGTCAGCGCGGCGGCGACGGTGGGGACGTCGAAGCGGTAG
- a CDS encoding acyltransferase family protein, translated as MTTPAGTGTAPRQLPSLTAIRAVAAAAVLVFHLDYWQVLDIPGAYYGSTGVALFFVLSGFILTWTANPALPRSGFYLRRVARIYPDHLVTLVAALVIALVLGSPPVTGRIIGANVLLLQAWSLDPTVVYGLNGVAWSLSCELAFYLAFPFLLPLLRRWSGRTRLVVTLVALAVPLVATVVAPTTYQVLYHFPLARFPEFVLGVVAGLAFVEGHRSRVPWAGVLGILAAVLVVAELTHATEAVARVALVLPFALFLMLCAERDLRGRRSVLTHRVLIVAGSASYAFYLVHELVIRRVLDTPLTGVLAAAVITVAAALLAYALYRFVEEPARHLIVNRWGRRRAPLGMPEGATPGAAAPSPGPTAPLTDARPSPAVDPVSAPTAAPDVTTASTSPPSPPR; from the coding sequence ATGACGACTCCGGCGGGAACGGGCACCGCCCCGCGCCAGCTCCCCTCCCTGACGGCGATCCGCGCGGTCGCCGCCGCGGCGGTCCTGGTGTTCCACCTGGACTACTGGCAGGTGCTCGACATCCCCGGGGCGTACTACGGCAGCACCGGGGTCGCGCTGTTCTTCGTCCTCTCGGGCTTCATCCTGACGTGGACCGCCAACCCTGCGCTCCCCCGCAGCGGCTTCTACCTGCGCCGCGTCGCACGGATCTACCCCGACCACCTCGTGACGCTGGTCGCGGCTCTGGTCATCGCCCTGGTCCTGGGCAGCCCGCCCGTGACCGGGCGCATCATCGGCGCCAACGTCCTGCTGCTCCAGGCGTGGTCCCTGGACCCGACGGTCGTGTACGGGCTCAACGGCGTCGCGTGGTCGCTGTCGTGCGAGCTCGCGTTCTACCTCGCCTTCCCGTTCCTCCTGCCGCTGCTGCGGCGCTGGTCGGGTCGGACCCGGCTCGTCGTGACCCTCGTGGCGCTCGCGGTCCCGCTCGTCGCGACGGTCGTGGCCCCCACGACGTACCAGGTGCTCTACCACTTCCCTCTCGCCCGGTTCCCGGAGTTCGTGCTGGGCGTCGTCGCCGGCCTCGCGTTCGTCGAGGGCCACCGGTCACGGGTCCCGTGGGCGGGGGTGCTCGGGATCCTCGCCGCGGTGCTCGTCGTGGCCGAGCTCACGCACGCGACCGAGGCCGTGGCCCGGGTCGCGCTCGTCCTGCCGTTCGCGCTGTTCCTCATGCTCTGCGCCGAGCGCGACCTGCGGGGCCGGCGGTCGGTGCTGACGCACCGCGTCCTGATCGTCGCGGGCTCGGCCTCGTACGCGTTCTACCTGGTGCACGAGCTCGTGATCCGGCGCGTGCTCGACACGCCCCTGACGGGCGTGCTCGCCGCGGCCGTGATCACGGTCGCCGCCGCGCTCCTGGCGTACGCGCTCTACCGGTTCGTCGAGGAGCCTGCCCGCCACCTGATCGTGAACCGCTGGGGTCGGCGGCGCGCGCCACTCGGCATGCCCGAGGGCGCGACGCCGGGCGCAGCGGCACCTTCACCCGGCCCGACGGCGCCGCTCACCGACGCGCGCCCGTCGCCCGCGGTGGACCCCGTCTCGGCCCCCACCGCCGCACCGGACGTGACTACCGCTTCGACGTCCCCACCGTCGCCGCCGCGCTGA